In one Funiculus sociatus GB2-C1 genomic region, the following are encoded:
- a CDS encoding J domain-containing protein yields the protein MPRKKQAPQTPNPSSSAILARSELHFRTEALEKEHQWLLKQIKRKRTELNNFVEQMRSVATEIFHRGTPAFKKLTSIEQEIHALFDEILSTRKFGVQTRQDILKVYLNLQMAGIISPKSLESDDDPELDELFEPHDSEDNSRDDTDSYHQHQTPVQQETARTEDSRKIRQTFLKLAEIFHPDKVADSETQMRHTEIMKEVNRAYQDGDLARLLEIEQQYKAGESLDNLSEDDLSRKCQSLEQHNLILKNQYENLKMELRLVKTTPEGALVSEYRQATRAGIDPLAQMLAQVEQEMQIIEEIRDFVKNFRDKKITIKDFLRGPACLVSMSQSIQEKILEEMFGIPMTNIQF from the coding sequence ATGCCACGGAAGAAACAAGCACCGCAAACCCCCAACCCCTCATCAAGCGCTATATTGGCGCGCTCGGAACTCCACTTTCGCACTGAGGCTTTGGAGAAAGAGCATCAATGGCTCTTGAAGCAAATTAAGCGAAAACGAACCGAACTGAACAACTTTGTCGAACAGATGCGCTCAGTGGCTACTGAGATTTTTCATCGGGGTACTCCTGCGTTCAAGAAGCTAACCTCTATTGAGCAAGAAATTCACGCCCTGTTCGATGAAATCCTCAGCACCAGGAAGTTTGGGGTGCAAACTCGGCAAGATATCCTGAAAGTTTATCTCAATCTCCAGATGGCGGGGATAATTAGCCCAAAATCTCTCGAATCTGATGATGATCCTGAATTAGACGAACTATTTGAACCCCACGATTCCGAAGATAACTCCCGCGACGATACAGATAGCTACCATCAACATCAGACCCCTGTTCAACAGGAAACCGCCAGAACTGAGGACTCTAGAAAAATTCGGCAAACCTTTTTGAAATTAGCAGAAATATTTCACCCCGATAAGGTCGCTGACAGTGAAACTCAGATGCGCCACACGGAAATTATGAAAGAAGTTAACAGAGCCTATCAAGATGGGGATTTGGCGAGACTGCTAGAGATTGAGCAGCAATATAAAGCGGGAGAGAGTCTTGATAATTTAAGTGAAGATGATTTGAGCCGAAAATGCCAAAGCCTGGAACAACATAACTTAATTTTAAAAAATCAATATGAAAACCTCAAAATGGAATTGAGATTGGTGAAAACTACTCCAGAAGGGGCGCTTGTTTCTGAATATCGGCAAGCGACACGAGCAGGAATTGACCCCCTAGCACAGATGTTGGCTCAGGTTGAGCAAGAAATGCAAATCATCGAAGAAATTCGGGATTTTGTTAAAAACTTTCGGGATAAAAAAATTACCATTAAAGACTTTCTGCGGGGGCCAGCTTGTTTAGTTAGTATGAGTCAAAGCATCCAAGAAAAAATCTTAGAGGAGATGTTCGGCATACCAATGACAAACATCCAATTTTAG